In Mastigocladopsis repens PCC 10914, a single window of DNA contains:
- a CDS encoding non-ribosomal peptide synthetase yields MNTVEFLSYLRSLDIQVFVEEERLRCNAPEGTLTSELRAEIQERKAEIIALLELPGLTLSPLPFDSETTRFDLEFHLWERTPENGLWVNSSEGISGFVIYSTDLFDEATITRMLGHFQSLLENIVANPEQRIVNLPLLTQSELNQLLVEWNNTQADYPQDKCIHQLFEAQIQQTPDALALVFENVETRHGASLHISYQELNKRSNQLAHYLQKLGVGAEVLVELCVERSPEMVIAMLGILKAGGAYVPLDPTYPPERLNCMLEDAQAPVLLTKQRWVERLGRHNSQIICLDKDWETIAQESEDNPTSNITANNLAYVIYTSGSTGKPKGVQIEHRGLLNLVFWHQKTFAVSPLDRVTQIAGVAFDAYGWEILPYLSAGASIYFPDDETKLFPEKLQDWLVSKAITISFVPTPLAEKLLLLDWSNNTALRILLTGGDKLHQYPLAEYAFQVINNYGPTENTVVTTSYQIPVKNQADVPPAIGRPIANTQVYVLDKHLQPVPIGVPGELYIAGDGLARGYLNRSDLTAERFISHPFNNQPKTRLYKTGDLVRYRQNGNIEFLGRLDEQVKVRGYRIELGEIEAVLSQHPAVLQTVVMTREDEREKRLVAYVAINAKYNSQQEHMQQMPLQDEQVLQWQMLYNETYDQPAADCDRTFNIIGWNSSYTNQPLPAEQMREWVNNQVGQILALQPSRVLEIGCGTGLILFRVAPHCTKYCGTDFSPTALNYIQKQLANVETLHATSLHQVTLHQKMATDFEGVEAQAFDAVILNSVVQYFPSIDYLLRVIEGAVQVTAPGGFIFIGDVRSLTLLQAFHASVQLYQAEPSLTREQLQQRVQMQIFQETELVIDPAFFSALKQHFPEISDVQIQLMRGRYHNELTQFRYNVILHIGGETVSHLGNDSVLNWSEDNLTVSAVRQLLINNEPEILGITNVPNARVMAAVKTAEWLSGAGDFKTVGQMREALQRFQNVGVDPEDFYALAEELPYKVDISWSDSGSEGRYDVVFVRQDAIGQRTIFPLSIHSRPWQSYANNPLQAKAARQLVPQLQTYLAQKLPEYMVPSAFVVLESLPLTPNGKVDRRALPAPNTIKSELVGGYVAPRTTVEEVLVKIFAEVLGLKRLGIHDNFFTLGGHSLLATQLVSRVRDAFKVELPLRSVFEAPTIAELSKVVESFKDSNSQSNAPALVPLSRESRRMKLSSLNKESEQR; encoded by the coding sequence TTGAACACAGTTGAGTTTCTATCTTATCTTCGCAGCTTAGATATTCAGGTTTTTGTTGAAGAGGAACGCCTGCGCTGTAACGCCCCTGAAGGAACCCTCACATCAGAACTGCGTGCAGAAATTCAAGAGCGCAAAGCAGAAATTATTGCATTGCTAGAATTACCTGGGTTAACGCTAAGTCCACTGCCATTTGATAGTGAAACAACGCGGTTTGATTTGGAGTTTCACCTATGGGAGCGAACTCCTGAAAATGGGTTATGGGTGAATAGTTCAGAAGGAATCAGCGGTTTTGTTATTTACAGCACCGATTTATTTGATGAGGCTACTATTACCCGGATGCTGGGACATTTCCAAAGTCTGCTAGAGAATATAGTTGCAAATCCAGAACAACGAATTGTAAATTTACCGCTATTAACGCAATCTGAGCTAAATCAGTTGTTAGTGGAATGGAACAATACCCAGGCAGATTATCCTCAAGACAAGTGCATTCATCAGCTATTTGAGGCTCAGATACAGCAAACTCCTGATGCATTGGCGCTAGTATTTGAAAATGTAGAGACGCGCCATGGCGCGTCTCTACATATCAGCTATCAAGAGTTAAATAAACGCAGCAACCAACTTGCACATTACTTACAAAAATTGGGTGTTGGTGCAGAAGTTTTAGTAGAACTTTGTGTAGAGCGATCGCCCGAAATGGTAATCGCTATGTTGGGCATTTTGAAAGCGGGTGGAGCTTATGTGCCTTTAGACCCAACCTATCCCCCTGAGCGTTTGAACTGTATGCTTGAAGATGCTCAAGCCCCTGTTTTATTGACTAAGCAGCGCTGGGTTGAGCGTCTTGGAAGGCACAATTCACAAATTATCTGTTTGGATAAAGATTGGGAGACAATTGCTCAAGAAAGCGAAGATAATCCTACCAGCAACATTACAGCAAACAATCTTGCTTATGTCATCTACACCTCTGGCTCAACCGGAAAGCCTAAAGGGGTTCAAATTGAACATAGAGGATTGTTAAATCTTGTCTTTTGGCATCAAAAAACGTTTGCCGTTTCACCGCTTGACCGAGTCACGCAAATCGCTGGAGTGGCTTTTGATGCTTACGGGTGGGAAATTTTGCCTTATCTTAGTGCTGGAGCAAGTATCTATTTTCCAGATGATGAAACTAAACTTTTTCCTGAGAAACTGCAAGATTGGCTAGTCTCAAAAGCGATAACAATTAGCTTTGTACCAACACCTTTGGCAGAGAAACTTTTATTATTAGATTGGTCGAATAATACAGCTTTACGAATATTACTAACAGGTGGAGACAAACTTCATCAGTATCCTCTGGCTGAGTATGCTTTTCAAGTTATAAATAATTATGGTCCAACTGAAAATACAGTTGTGACCACTTCTTATCAGATTCCTGTGAAAAATCAAGCAGACGTACCACCTGCAATTGGTCGTCCTATTGCCAACACACAAGTTTATGTACTGGATAAACATTTGCAACCTGTACCCATTGGTGTTCCAGGAGAATTGTACATTGCTGGCGATGGACTGGCGCGAGGTTATTTAAACCGTTCTGATTTAACTGCTGAAAGATTTATTTCTCATCCTTTTAACAATCAGCCAAAAACACGTCTTTATAAAACAGGTGATTTAGTTCGCTATCGACAAAATGGCAACATCGAATTTTTAGGTCGCCTCGATGAGCAGGTTAAGGTGCGGGGCTACCGCATTGAGTTGGGAGAAATTGAAGCGGTGCTAAGTCAGCATCCCGCAGTGCTGCAAACGGTAGTCATGACTCGTGAGGATGAAAGGGAAAAGCGTTTAGTAGCTTATGTGGCGATAAATGCTAAATACAACAGTCAGCAAGAGCATATGCAACAGATGCCATTGCAAGATGAGCAGGTTTTGCAATGGCAGATGCTCTACAACGAAACTTATGATCAACCTGCTGCTGATTGCGATCGCACATTCAATATTATCGGTTGGAATAGCAGTTACACCAATCAGCCTCTTCCAGCAGAGCAAATGCGCGAGTGGGTGAATAACCAAGTGGGGCAAATTCTGGCTTTGCAACCTAGTCGGGTGCTAGAAATTGGTTGTGGAACAGGTCTAATTCTGTTTAGAGTTGCGCCTCACTGCACTAAATATTGTGGGACAGACTTTTCCCCTACGGCACTTAACTACATTCAAAAGCAGTTGGCAAATGTAGAGACGTTGCATGCAACGTCTCTACACCAGGTAACGCTGCACCAGAAGATGGCTACTGACTTTGAGGGAGTGGAAGCACAAGCTTTTGATGCAGTGATTCTCAACTCGGTTGTGCAATATTTCCCCAGTATTGACTATCTTTTGCGGGTGATAGAAGGTGCTGTGCAGGTAACTGCCCCCGGTGGCTTTATCTTTATAGGAGATGTGCGTAGTCTGACACTGCTGCAAGCTTTCCATGCTTCGGTGCAACTGTATCAAGCTGAACCCTCTCTCACCCGCGAACAGTTGCAGCAACGGGTACAAATGCAAATTTTCCAAGAAACAGAGTTAGTGATTGACCCAGCTTTTTTCAGTGCTTTAAAGCAGCACTTTCCCGAGATTAGTGACGTACAAATTCAACTGATGCGGGGTCGCTATCACAATGAGTTAACTCAGTTTCGTTACAATGTAATTCTTCATATTGGCGGTGAAACTGTTAGTCATCTTGGGAATGATTCAGTGCTGAACTGGTCTGAAGATAATCTCACAGTGTCAGCAGTGCGACAATTATTGATTAACAACGAACCAGAGATTTTAGGCATTACTAATGTGCCTAATGCACGCGTCATGGCAGCCGTTAAAACAGCAGAATGGCTGTCAGGCGCAGGAGACTTTAAAACTGTAGGTCAAATGCGTGAAGCATTGCAACGATTCCAGAATGTGGGAGTTGATCCAGAAGATTTTTATGCGCTAGCTGAGGAATTACCCTATAAAGTTGATATAAGCTGGTCAGATTCGGGTAGTGAAGGACGCTACGACGTTGTTTTTGTTAGGCAAGATGCAATAGGTCAGAGAACTATTTTTCCACTCAGCATTCACTCCCGTCCGTGGCAATCTTACGCCAATAATCCCCTACAAGCCAAAGCAGCGCGTCAGTTAGTGCCACAATTGCAGACTTATCTAGCACAAAAGCTACCTGAGTACATGGTGCCATCAGCTTTTGTGGTGCTGGAGTCCCTACCTCTGACACCAAACGGCAAAGTCGATCGCCGCGCCTTGCCTGCACCCAATACAATCAAGTCAGAATTGGTAGGTGGTTATGTTGCACCTCGGACTACCGTTGAGGAAGTGCTGGTGAAAATTTTTGCTGAGGTTTTGGGACTTAAGCGCTTAGGTATTCACGATAATTTCTTTACCTTGGGAGGTCATTCCTTACTGGCAACTCAGCTTGTCTCTAGAGTGCGTGACGCTTTCAAGGTGGAGTTACCTTTGCGTAGTGTATTTGAAGCACCGACAATTGCAGAATTATCTAAGGTGGTTGAAAGTTTTAAAGATAGCAATAGTCAGAGTAATGCTCCAGCTTTAGTGCCGCTTTCGCGTGAGAGTCGGCGGATGAAACTCTCATCATTGAATAAAGAAAGCGAACAGAGATAA
- a CDS encoding RluA family pseudouridine synthase, with the protein MTEINLQVSEEGDRLDRYLSQQLPNLSRSRIQQLIEQGNVQLNSKVCTSKKTTVKAGDRIFLGIPEAEPLELQPEDIPLDILYEDDSLLIINKPAGLVVHPAPGHQDGTLVNAILAHCPNLPGIGGVQRPGIVHRLDKDTTGAIAIAKTELAHQHLQAQLKAKTARREYLGVVYGSPTPKTESGIIDFPIGRHPVDRKKMAVVPVEQGGRPAVTHWKVKERLGNYTLMHFQLETGRTHQIRVHSTHIGHPIVGDPVYSSGRSVGVNLPGQALHAWRLKVQHPVSGEWIEVTAPPPQTFTTLLEVLRRRFTISPQK; encoded by the coding sequence GTGACCGAAATAAATTTACAAGTTTCAGAAGAAGGAGACCGTTTAGATCGCTACCTTTCTCAACAATTACCAAACTTATCCCGCTCCCGCATCCAGCAGTTAATTGAACAGGGTAACGTCCAACTTAACAGTAAAGTCTGCACATCTAAAAAGACAACTGTCAAAGCAGGCGATCGCATCTTTTTAGGAATACCAGAAGCCGAACCTTTAGAACTCCAACCAGAAGATATTCCTCTCGATATCCTCTATGAAGATGACTCCCTGCTAATTATCAACAAACCTGCTGGGTTAGTCGTTCATCCTGCACCAGGTCATCAAGACGGTACCTTGGTCAATGCTATCTTGGCTCACTGTCCAAACCTACCAGGAATTGGGGGTGTTCAACGTCCGGGAATTGTCCATCGACTGGATAAAGATACAACAGGGGCGATCGCAATTGCTAAAACAGAACTCGCCCATCAACATCTACAAGCGCAACTAAAAGCAAAAACCGCACGACGAGAGTACCTTGGCGTTGTCTACGGTTCGCCTACGCCTAAAACCGAAAGCGGTATTATCGACTTTCCCATTGGTCGTCATCCAGTTGACCGCAAAAAAATGGCAGTTGTTCCAGTAGAACAGGGGGGACGACCTGCGGTTACGCACTGGAAAGTCAAAGAACGTTTAGGCAACTATACATTAATGCACTTCCAGTTAGAAACCGGACGTACTCATCAAATTCGCGTCCACAGCACTCATATAGGTCATCCTATTGTCGGCGACCCCGTTTATAGTTCCGGTCGTTCTGTGGGAGTCAATTTGCCAGGTCAAGCACTCCATGCTTGGCGACTTAAGGTACAACATCCAGTGTCCGGCGAGTGGATTGAGGTGACAGCACCCCCTCCCCAAACGTTCACAACTCTGCTAGAAGTTCTCCGACGGAGATTTACCATCTCTCCCCAGAAATAA
- a CDS encoding RNA-binding S4 domain-containing protein, protein MNTSDNTIKLDQFLKFVGIAPTGGQAKLMIQEGDVKVNGTIETRRGRKLISGDKVTVEGQTFEVEIN, encoded by the coding sequence ATGAACACAAGCGACAATACGATTAAACTTGACCAGTTTTTGAAGTTCGTTGGAATAGCGCCGACAGGTGGACAAGCCAAGCTGATGATTCAAGAAGGCGATGTAAAAGTCAATGGTACAATCGAAACCCGACGAGGACGGAAATTAATATCGGGCGATAAAGTGACGGTGGAAGGACAAACTTTTGAGGTTGAGATCAATTGA
- a CDS encoding hybrid sensor histidine kinase/response regulator, producing MSITIADYNLIEVIYDDTTTCVYRASRESEETSVIIKTLKAEYPTLEQLTQLKHEYQILQTLDIEGIVKPLALETYQNGLALILSDVGGESLKNFITKRNFDLSNFLQIAIQLSSTLAQLHQNNIIHKDIKPQNILINAKTGQVKIIDFSISSRLSSENQTANNPNLLEGTLAYMSPEQTGRMNRSIDYRSDFYSLGVTFYEMLTGQLPFQTTDPLELVHCHIAKTPVPPKQLNPKIPQAVSDLVMKLLAKTAEERYQNALGLKADLEECLTRLQATGKIEDFVVGQLDLYSQFIIPQKLYGREKEVATLMDAFERVSLGATEMMLVSGYSGIGKSSLVNEVHKPIVRQRGYFISGKFDQFKRNIPYASLIQAFQELIRQLLTESADKIAGWKAKLLEALGSNGQVIIDVIPEVERIIGVQPDVPQLGPTESQNRFNRLFQQFIHVFTKPEHPLVLFLDDLQWADLASLKLIQLLACEPNSQYLLLIGAYRDNEVSATHPLMVTLEEIQEKGAVVNNIVLQPLHITHVNQLISDTFRSDTLKTISLAELVFNKTQGNPFFLTQLLKSLYNENLLSFNFDQGCWQWDIQLLQDIDITDNVVELMINQIHKLSLKTQNILKLSACIGDKFTLDILGIVNQKSLSETAVDLWESLQTGLVLPLDQSYKIPLVISTVQNEQLTNDLDAQAASRSVEQLTIAYKFLHDRVQQAAYALIPDSQKKETHLKIGQLLLQNITPEERKENIFALVNQLNYGTDLLTLESEKYELAELNLIAGQKAKAAAAYESAMRYLKVGLELLAVNSWQNQYELTLALYESGVETAYLNGDFEQMEKWATVVLQQAKSPIDKMKVYEVKIQACMAQVKQLEAIEIGLQALELLGISFPESPSASDIEQTLTQTARNLSGRNIEDLINLPLMTEVDKLAAVRMLACLGSPTYQAGPALLPLIACEQLNLSIEYGNSPFSAYSYVLYSIMINGLFQDIESAYQFGKLALSLVEKFNAVELKTSVFFVAGSSAFHGKVHAKETLPLLQDSYSSGLENGHFEYGGYAAMQKCYYSYLIGQELAKVEREMAAISNVLAQLKQENALSWNQIFQQSILNLLEPCEKPCCLLGEAYNEEKSLPVLKQANDRTGLHYFYSNKLILCYLFGEYHQALENGVQAEQYLDGVKGFLIVPVFHFYDSLAQLAIYPSVPHSQQEHLLSKVTKNQEKMRKWADHAPMNFLHKYELVEAEKARVLGQYWQAMEYYDRAIAIAKEQGYIQEEALFNELAAKFYFECGKQKVAQTYLTDAYYGYIHWGATAKIKDLEARYPHIFFQIPQRETKGLDTNTASVGSLDLGAVMKASLALSGEILLDKLLAKLMQIVIENAGAETGFLILEKSGQLLIKASSFGQNEITVQPSIPVETSQQLPISVINYVRSTQENILLNDASSEGVFTTDSYIINKKPKSILCTPIVNQGKLIGILYLENNLTTGAFTPKRLEVLQLLSSQAAISIENARLYNDLEEYNRTLAARVEERTLELQDKNLQLQQEIKERKRAEEAAKAANLAKSQFLANMSHELRTPLNGILGYTQIFKKDKALTAQQKNGVDIIHHCGEHLLTLINDILDLSKIEARKMELYSKEFVFPEFLESIADICRIRTKEKDISLIYNKLSPLPKVIRADEKRLRQVLINLLSNAVKFTEKGSITLKVGYQEEKLRFQVEDTGIGIAQEQLEEIFLPFQQVGEDSRKTEGTGLGLAISRQLVQLMGGELKVKSTLGKGSVFWLDLDLPEVFHHTDVKSLVQRKIIGFVGCKRKVLVVDDKWSNRSVLVNLLQPLGFEVVEATDGLDGLNKASEFKPDVIFMDLVMTVMDGFEATRRLRMLPELKDVVVIAASASVFDFDQKQSQEVGCDDFLSKPIREADLLERLQIHLGLEWVYEEQESSEQFTTQQRQSAQARELPHAAGSSQLTTQDSLVAPPAEELAILLDLAMRGDLRGITQRAVKLEELDERWIPFATHLRQLAKGFKGKEILEFLKQY from the coding sequence ATGAGTATCACCATTGCCGATTACAACCTCATCGAAGTCATTTATGACGATACCACTACCTGTGTTTACCGTGCTTCGAGAGAGTCAGAGGAAACCTCGGTGATTATTAAAACTCTTAAAGCTGAGTATCCCACTCTCGAACAGTTGACCCAATTAAAACACGAATATCAAATACTCCAAACCTTGGACATAGAAGGAATTGTTAAACCCCTAGCATTGGAAACTTATCAAAATGGTTTAGCACTAATTTTATCAGATGTTGGGGGAGAAAGCCTGAAAAATTTTATCACCAAGCGAAATTTTGATTTAAGCAATTTTTTGCAAATTGCTATTCAATTGTCTTCAACGCTGGCTCAGTTACATCAAAACAATATTATTCACAAAGATATTAAACCCCAGAATATCCTTATCAATGCGAAAACAGGTCAAGTTAAAATTATAGACTTTAGCATTTCATCGCGTCTATCGAGTGAAAATCAGACAGCCAATAACCCCAATTTGCTTGAAGGCACTCTAGCCTACATGTCACCAGAGCAAACAGGAAGGATGAACCGCTCAATTGACTACCGAAGTGACTTTTACTCCTTAGGTGTCACCTTCTATGAAATGTTAACAGGACAGCTACCTTTTCAAACGACCGACCCTTTGGAATTAGTTCATTGCCATATTGCTAAAACACCTGTTCCACCTAAACAACTTAATCCAAAGATTCCCCAAGCAGTTTCTGATCTTGTGATGAAATTATTAGCCAAGACTGCTGAAGAGAGATATCAAAATGCCTTGGGACTAAAAGCAGACTTAGAGGAGTGCCTAACAAGACTACAAGCAACAGGAAAAATTGAAGATTTTGTTGTTGGTCAACTCGATTTATACAGCCAATTTATTATTCCGCAAAAACTTTATGGTCGGGAAAAAGAAGTTGCCACCCTAATGGATGCCTTTGAGCGAGTTAGCCTTGGGGCAACCGAAATGATGTTAGTGAGTGGTTACTCAGGTATTGGCAAATCTTCCTTAGTGAATGAAGTTCATAAACCCATTGTGCGCCAGCGGGGTTACTTTATTTCTGGTAAGTTTGACCAATTTAAACGGAATATTCCTTATGCTTCCTTGATTCAAGCGTTTCAGGAATTAATCCGGCAGTTACTAACCGAAAGTGCTGATAAGATAGCCGGCTGGAAAGCAAAACTTTTAGAAGCCTTAGGTTCTAATGGTCAGGTGATTATTGATGTGATTCCGGAAGTTGAAAGGATTATTGGTGTTCAGCCAGATGTTCCTCAATTGGGACCAACTGAATCGCAAAACCGATTTAATCGGTTGTTTCAACAATTCATTCATGTATTTACCAAACCCGAACACCCATTGGTTCTCTTCTTGGATGACTTACAGTGGGCAGATTTAGCTTCCTTGAAGTTGATTCAGTTGCTTGCCTGTGAGCCAAATAGTCAATATTTGCTACTGATTGGAGCGTATCGAGATAACGAAGTCAGTGCAACTCATCCGTTGATGGTGACTTTAGAAGAAATTCAAGAAAAGGGTGCAGTTGTTAACAATATTGTGCTCCAACCTTTGCATATCACTCATGTCAATCAATTAATCAGTGATACCTTCCGCAGTGACACGTTAAAGACAATATCGCTGGCTGAGTTAGTGTTTAACAAAACTCAGGGAAATCCTTTCTTCTTAACTCAGTTACTCAAATCTCTATATAACGAAAACCTATTGTCCTTTAATTTCGATCAAGGTTGCTGGCAGTGGGATATTCAGCTACTGCAAGACATTGATATCACTGATAATGTCGTTGAATTGATGATTAATCAGATTCATAAATTATCACTAAAAACACAGAATATTTTAAAATTGTCTGCCTGTATAGGAGATAAATTTACCTTAGATATTCTGGGTATTGTTAATCAAAAATCGTTGTCTGAAACAGCCGTAGATTTGTGGGAATCTTTGCAGACGGGTCTAGTTTTACCCTTAGACCAATCTTACAAAATTCCTTTAGTTATTAGTACTGTGCAAAATGAACAACTCACAAATGACCTAGATGCACAAGCAGCTTCCCGAAGCGTAGAACAACTGACAATTGCCTACAAGTTTCTACATGACCGAGTACAGCAAGCAGCTTATGCTCTCATTCCAGATTCGCAAAAAAAAGAAACTCATCTCAAAATTGGTCAATTGTTACTACAAAATATTACGCCGGAAGAACGAAAAGAAAATATCTTTGCTTTGGTCAACCAACTGAATTATGGTACCGACTTACTCACCTTAGAGTCGGAAAAATATGAGCTGGCTGAACTTAATCTCATAGCAGGTCAGAAAGCGAAAGCAGCGGCGGCGTATGAGTCGGCTATGCGCTATCTAAAGGTGGGTTTGGAATTATTAGCGGTAAATAGCTGGCAGAATCAATATGAGCTAACACTAGCACTTTATGAGTCAGGGGTAGAAACAGCGTACCTGAACGGCGATTTTGAGCAGATGGAGAAATGGGCAACGGTTGTCCTACAGCAAGCAAAAAGCCCTATTGACAAAATGAAAGTCTATGAGGTCAAAATCCAGGCTTGCATGGCGCAAGTGAAACAGCTTGAAGCGATCGAGATCGGGTTACAAGCACTAGAACTACTGGGGATTAGCTTCCCAGAGTCGCCTAGCGCCTCGGATATCGAGCAAACACTGACTCAAACAGCAAGAAATTTAAGCGGGAGAAATATCGAAGACCTGATTAACCTACCATTAATGACGGAGGTGGATAAGCTAGCAGCTGTAAGGATGTTAGCATGCCTAGGTTCTCCGACTTATCAAGCTGGACCTGCCTTGTTGCCGTTAATTGCGTGCGAACAGCTGAATTTGTCCATCGAATATGGAAATTCCCCTTTCTCAGCTTATAGTTATGTTCTTTACAGCATCATGATCAACGGGTTGTTTCAGGACATTGAGTCGGCTTATCAATTTGGCAAGTTGGCTTTAAGTCTTGTAGAAAAATTCAATGCTGTAGAACTCAAAACAAGTGTCTTTTTCGTGGCAGGTTCATCTGCGTTTCATGGAAAAGTTCATGCTAAGGAAACGTTGCCACTTTTGCAGGATTCATACTCTAGTGGATTGGAAAACGGACATTTTGAATATGGTGGTTATGCCGCCATGCAAAAATGCTACTATTCATATCTCATCGGTCAAGAATTGGCAAAAGTTGAACGAGAAATGGCAGCAATCAGTAATGTCCTTGCTCAACTTAAGCAAGAGAACGCCTTGAGTTGGAATCAAATATTTCAGCAGTCAATTCTTAATTTGCTAGAACCTTGTGAAAAACCGTGTTGTTTATTAGGTGAAGCATACAACGAGGAGAAATCTTTACCGGTGCTTAAGCAAGCCAATGACAGAACCGGACTTCACTACTTCTATTCAAACAAACTGATACTCTGTTATTTATTTGGAGAGTACCATCAAGCATTGGAAAATGGAGTTCAAGCCGAACAGTATTTAGATGGGGTAAAAGGATTCTTGATTGTGCCAGTATTTCATTTTTATGATTCTTTAGCACAACTAGCGATTTATCCATCAGTACCACACTCACAACAAGAACACCTCTTGAGCAAGGTGACAAAAAACCAGGAAAAGATGCGAAAATGGGCAGATCATGCTCCAATGAATTTTCTGCATAAATATGAGCTTGTGGAGGCAGAGAAAGCGCGGGTATTAGGTCAATATTGGCAAGCAATGGAATATTATGATCGAGCCATTGCGATCGCTAAAGAGCAAGGATATATCCAGGAAGAAGCGCTCTTCAATGAACTGGCAGCAAAGTTTTATTTTGAGTGTGGCAAACAAAAGGTGGCTCAGACTTATTTAACTGATGCTTACTATGGGTATATTCATTGGGGAGCAACGGCAAAAATCAAAGATTTAGAAGCAAGATATCCTCACATCTTCTTCCAGATACCGCAGCGGGAAACCAAAGGTTTAGATACGAATACAGCTAGTGTCGGTTCTCTGGATTTAGGCGCAGTTATGAAAGCATCCCTTGCGCTTTCCGGCGAAATTCTTTTAGACAAATTACTAGCTAAATTGATGCAGATTGTGATAGAAAATGCTGGTGCAGAAACAGGATTTTTAATTTTAGAAAAATCAGGACAGTTACTCATAAAAGCCTCAAGCTTCGGGCAAAATGAGATAACGGTACAGCCATCGATCCCAGTAGAAACTAGTCAGCAGCTACCCATATCTGTCATTAATTATGTGCGAAGTACTCAGGAGAATATCTTACTGAATGACGCTAGCTCTGAGGGAGTATTTACGACAGATAGTTATATCATCAACAAAAAACCAAAATCCATTTTGTGTACGCCAATTGTTAATCAAGGTAAACTTATTGGCATTCTTTATTTGGAAAATAATTTGACCACTGGTGCATTTACGCCGAAGCGGTTGGAAGTTTTACAACTTTTATCCTCTCAAGCAGCAATCTCGATTGAAAATGCGCGTCTTTATAATGATTTAGAGGAATATAACCGGACATTAGCAGCGAGAGTCGAAGAGCGAACCTTGGAGTTACAAGATAAAAATTTACAACTCCAACAGGAAATCAAAGAACGCAAGCGAGCAGAAGAAGCAGCCAAAGCGGCTAACCTTGCTAAGAGCCAATTTCTGGCTAACATGAGTCATGAACTCCGTACCCCGCTTAATGGTATTTTGGGTTACACTCAAATCTTTAAGAAAGATAAAGCTTTAACTGCCCAACAAAAGAATGGTGTTGATATTATTCATCACTGCGGCGAACATCTACTGACATTGATCAACGATATTTTAGACCTCTCCAAAATCGAAGCTCGGAAAATGGAACTTTATTCAAAAGAGTTTGTTTTTCCGGAATTTCTCGAGAGTATTGCTGATATTTGCCGTATCCGTACCAAAGAAAAGGACATTTCGTTAATTTACAACAAGCTTTCTCCACTACCAAAAGTCATTCGAGCAGATGAAAAACGGTTGCGTCAGGTTTTGATTAATTTACTTAGCAATGCGGTTAAATTTACAGAAAAAGGTAGTATAACTTTGAAAGTGGGCTATCAAGAGGAGAAACTGCGGTTTCAAGTAGAAGATACAGGTATTGGCATTGCACAAGAGCAATTAGAAGAAATATTTTTGCCATTCCAGCAGGTGGGTGAGGATAGCCGTAAGACTGAAGGAACAGGATTGGGACTGGCAATTAGCCGTCAATTAGTTCAGCTGATGGGCGGCGAACTGAAGGTGAAGAGTACCTTAGGGAAAGGAAGCGTTTTTTGGCTAGATTTGGACTTACCTGAGGTTTTCCACCATACTGATGTGAAAAGCCTTGTTCAACGCAAAATTATTGGTTTTGTTGGCTGTAAACGGAAAGTTTTAGTGGTAGACGATAAATGGTCAAACCGTTCGGTTTTGGTCAATCTACTACAACCTTTAGGGTTTGAAGTTGTGGAGGCGACAGATGGCTTAGACGGTCTTAACAAAGCGAGTGAATTTAAGCCCGATGTCATTTTTATGGACTTGGTCATGACCGTAATGGACGGCTTTGAAGCTACCCGTCGCCTAAGAATGTTACCAGAGTTAAAGGATGTGGTGGTGATTGCCGCCTCGGCTAGCGTTTTTGATTTCGATCAAAAGCAGAGTCAAGAAGTCGGTTGCGATGATTTTCTTTCCAAACCAATCCGGGAAGCCGACCTTTTAGAAAGATTACAGATTCACTTGGGGTTGGAATGGGTTTATGAGGAGCAGGAAAGCAGCGAACAATTCACAACTCAGCAACGCCAGTCCGCTCAAGCTCGGGAGCTTCCGCACGCGGCTGGCTCCTCACAACTCACAACTCAGGACTCACTTGTGGCTCCACCAGCAGAGGAACTGGCAATCTTGCTTGATTTGGCGATGAGGGGCGACTTGAGAGGCATTACACAACGAGCGGTAAAATTAGAGGAGCTAGATGAACGATGGATACCGTTTGCCACCCATTTGCGCCAACTTGCCAAAGGTTTTAAAGGAAAAGAAATTCTGGAGTTTCTTAAACAATATTAA